Proteins encoded within one genomic window of Tidjanibacter massiliensis:
- a CDS encoding DUF6029 family protein: MKKSTNVKLTGFLCAAAFMATGIVNAQEPANYGRLSGSFETNTIWYMPDSLVYNNGNPMPADRIGSNNYLKLDYTLGKFSAGVQGELYAPVLSGYQEQYKGGKITNKYASWTDDNFFVTVGDFYDQYGSGLIFRAYEDRALGMNSAVEGVRAGMNIGDAFAIRAMLGRPRLYMDYAPSWLRGADATLALSSLFGFKSQYLALEGSFLSQYDAARLNITNPEGQRLLSSDMSAWSARMVYEAAGFSGRVELVGKTPGAYLVDGIDMAYFGRAQLIELGYSGYGWGISLTGRNVSHMDMKLTDSKDLQYSGLGNVLNYIPALTRQYTYSLANLDPFQVKTKGERAAQMDVFYNIRRGSQLGGRYGTKLHVNASLIYQPKDVYYVGKVPEDAKEMNFVYLDASFDFEKQWNKQFKTTFLFAFQRMMGEEWTMVPINRYVFALDGLYKFNTKHSLRLELQYLYSPFVTMETTGAEGPVQERLNDKRNNGDWWAAQLEYSFAPVFSVFVSDMYNFQLERVHYYNVGVSYTKSRTRIALSYGRNRAGYVCSGGVCRQMPAYTGFNLSLTTSF, translated from the coding sequence ATGAAAAAATCTACTAATGTGAAGCTTACAGGCTTTTTATGTGCGGCGGCCTTTATGGCGACCGGTATCGTAAACGCTCAGGAGCCCGCCAATTACGGACGGCTTTCGGGTAGTTTTGAAACCAATACGATATGGTATATGCCGGACAGTTTGGTATATAATAACGGCAACCCGATGCCGGCGGACAGAATAGGGTCGAACAACTACCTGAAACTGGACTATACGCTTGGCAAATTCAGCGCGGGTGTGCAGGGCGAGCTGTATGCGCCGGTACTGAGCGGTTATCAGGAGCAGTACAAGGGCGGCAAGATAACCAATAAGTATGCGAGCTGGACGGATGACAACTTCTTCGTGACGGTCGGCGACTTTTACGACCAGTACGGCAGTGGCCTTATCTTCCGTGCCTACGAGGACAGGGCGCTCGGTATGAACTCTGCTGTCGAGGGTGTCCGTGCGGGAATGAACATCGGGGATGCGTTCGCCATTCGGGCGATGCTCGGCCGGCCGAGGCTCTATATGGACTATGCGCCGTCGTGGCTCCGGGGTGCCGACGCTACGCTGGCGCTCTCGTCGCTCTTCGGCTTCAAGTCGCAGTACCTCGCCCTCGAGGGAAGTTTCCTGTCGCAGTATGATGCCGCGCGGCTTAATATAACGAACCCCGAAGGGCAGCGTCTCCTCAGCTCGGACATGAGCGCATGGTCGGCCCGGATGGTGTACGAGGCGGCCGGTTTCTCCGGACGCGTAGAGCTCGTAGGCAAAACGCCGGGGGCCTATCTGGTCGATGGAATCGATATGGCTTACTTCGGGCGTGCCCAGTTGATAGAGCTCGGTTACAGCGGATACGGCTGGGGCATTTCGCTCACGGGCCGCAATGTGTCGCATATGGATATGAAACTTACGGATTCCAAGGATTTACAGTACAGCGGTCTGGGGAATGTACTCAACTATATACCGGCCCTCACGCGGCAGTACACCTATTCGCTGGCCAACCTCGACCCGTTCCAGGTCAAAACCAAGGGCGAACGTGCCGCGCAGATGGATGTCTTCTATAACATCCGCCGCGGTTCGCAGCTCGGCGGCAGGTATGGCACCAAACTCCATGTGAACGCTTCGTTGATTTATCAGCCAAAGGATGTGTATTATGTAGGCAAGGTGCCCGAGGATGCGAAAGAGATGAATTTCGTCTACCTCGATGCGAGCTTCGATTTCGAGAAGCAGTGGAACAAGCAGTTCAAGACTACGTTCCTTTTCGCTTTCCAGCGGATGATGGGCGAGGAGTGGACGATGGTGCCCATCAACCGGTACGTGTTCGCCCTCGACGGGCTTTATAAGTTCAATACGAAACATTCGCTGCGTCTCGAACTGCAGTATCTCTATTCTCCGTTCGTGACGATGGAAACTACCGGGGCCGAGGGACCCGTTCAGGAGAGACTGAACGACAAGAGGAACAACGGCGACTGGTGGGCTGCGCAGCTCGAATACAGTTTCGCGCCGGTCTTCAGTGTTTTCGTAAGCGACATGTACAATTTCCAGTTGGAAAGGGTACATTATTATAATGTGGGAGTGAGCTATACCAAGTCGCGGACGAGAATAGCGCTCTCCTACGGACGCAACCGCGCCGGTTACGTATGCTCCGGAGGCGTATGCCGCCAGATGCCTGCCTATACCGGTTTCAACCTCTCACTGACGACTTCGTTCTGA
- a CDS encoding M6 family metalloprotease domain-containing protein produces MAAFLFVLFWGWELSAVPSYPRPIRVEQPDGTIMTVRLYGDERFNYVTTVDGYNLVAENGVLYYAQVQGTKLVSTGVQAHDPMNRTNEERRILSSVSFGYPHGVAAAAMVADAGSGVAFGASPVLEDDLHLRTTAAGTNTGEEFRSLVILVSFSDRDFSISNPRDAFDRMLNEEGYSENNAMGSARDYYVDNSNGKFNPHFDVVGPFQLSQSVFYYPGNEGQFIIDACNLAQANGVDFSPYVEEDGDLRDVFIFYAGYNNAEATGGYLHPARMFFSDPNQSFGRWGGGALKAAAYTSELKGNTGTVMAGIGTFCHEFGHILGWPDFYDTDYAQNGTGFNLDVFSLMASGSYVKDGRVPPATSAYERYMVGWADLTEITEEGEYTLEPVYNDKCYMIKSMNEGEIFVFEYRNGTLSTWDRYLQTGDPDSSYAIVGSGSGMLVYHIDKSQNRVGGYRASDLWSLNANRVNAYGDHECMRFVMASKVERENYVLSGFGKMFFPGTENVTEFTSGYSPYFVGWDGFTTGFELYNIKENVGTGVTFEVKKVSSGTIRDLTVTPGQFDIAVSFVSPFNDNYRVVCQEKGGESQSVTTVERTIHFTGLKPSTNYTISIYYEDATEPMEVQEVTTEALDLSKMPTLGMENTYQEGEAIVLNYRNIASEVTAEKWTVNGEEVDGTVVKLSSGNNYRIMAEITTDAGVEYLVKYVNVR; encoded by the coding sequence TTGGCAGCCTTCCTCTTCGTGCTGTTTTGGGGGTGGGAGCTGAGTGCCGTACCGTCGTATCCGCGGCCCATCAGGGTCGAGCAGCCCGACGGGACGATCATGACCGTGCGTCTGTACGGTGACGAAAGGTTCAACTATGTTACGACGGTGGACGGCTACAACCTCGTGGCCGAAAACGGTGTGCTCTATTATGCGCAGGTACAGGGGACGAAACTCGTATCTACGGGGGTACAGGCCCATGACCCGATGAACCGGACGAACGAGGAGCGCCGTATTCTCAGTTCCGTGAGCTTCGGCTATCCCCATGGTGTCGCGGCTGCCGCGATGGTGGCCGATGCGGGCAGCGGCGTGGCTTTCGGAGCTTCTCCCGTGCTGGAGGACGATTTGCATCTCCGGACGACGGCGGCCGGTACGAATACGGGGGAGGAGTTCAGGTCGCTCGTGATACTCGTTTCGTTCAGCGACAGGGATTTCAGCATAAGCAATCCGCGGGATGCGTTCGACCGGATGCTCAATGAAGAGGGATACTCCGAGAACAATGCCATGGGCAGTGCCCGCGATTACTATGTGGACAACTCCAACGGAAAGTTCAACCCCCATTTCGATGTGGTGGGGCCGTTCCAGCTCAGCCAGTCCGTGTTTTACTATCCGGGCAACGAAGGGCAGTTCATCATCGACGCCTGCAACCTGGCGCAGGCCAACGGAGTGGATTTTTCCCCGTATGTGGAAGAGGACGGCGATTTGCGCGATGTTTTCATCTTTTATGCCGGCTACAACAATGCCGAGGCGACGGGCGGTTATCTGCACCCTGCCAGAATGTTCTTCTCGGACCCCAACCAGAGTTTCGGCCGGTGGGGCGGCGGTGCGTTGAAGGCGGCCGCGTACACTTCCGAGCTGAAGGGCAATACGGGCACCGTGATGGCCGGTATCGGTACTTTCTGCCACGAGTTCGGTCACATCCTCGGATGGCCCGATTTCTACGATACGGACTATGCGCAGAACGGCACGGGATTCAACCTCGATGTCTTCTCGCTGATGGCGTCCGGTTCCTATGTGAAGGACGGCCGGGTTCCGCCGGCCACGTCGGCCTATGAGCGTTATATGGTCGGCTGGGCCGACCTGACCGAGATAACCGAAGAGGGAGAATATACCCTCGAACCGGTCTATAACGACAAATGCTACATGATAAAGTCGATGAACGAGGGAGAGATATTCGTGTTCGAATACCGTAACGGTACCTTGAGTACGTGGGACAGGTACCTGCAGACGGGCGACCCCGACTCCTCATATGCCATCGTGGGCAGCGGTTCCGGTATGTTGGTCTATCATATCGACAAGTCCCAGAACAGGGTGGGCGGATACCGTGCCAGCGACCTTTGGAGCCTCAATGCCAACCGTGTGAATGCCTACGGCGACCATGAGTGTATGCGTTTCGTAATGGCTTCCAAGGTCGAAAGGGAGAATTACGTGCTCAGCGGTTTCGGCAAGATGTTCTTCCCGGGGACCGAGAATGTCACGGAATTCACCTCCGGCTACTCTCCCTATTTTGTGGGGTGGGACGGATTTACGACCGGGTTTGAACTGTATAATATCAAGGAGAATGTCGGGACGGGCGTTACTTTCGAGGTGAAGAAGGTGAGCAGCGGTACCATCAGGGACCTGACCGTCACACCCGGCCAGTTCGATATAGCCGTTTCGTTCGTATCGCCTTTCAACGACAACTACAGGGTCGTTTGTCAGGAGAAGGGGGGCGAATCCCAGTCGGTGACCACGGTGGAACGTACCATCCATTTCACCGGACTTAAACCCTCCACGAATTACACCATATCCATTTATTACGAGGATGCGACGGAACCCATGGAGGTGCAGGAGGTGACGACCGAGGCGCTCGATTTGTCGAAGATGCCTACGCTCGGCATGGAGAATACCTATCAGGAGGGCGAGGCCATTGTGCTGAATTACCGGAATATCGCTTCCGAAGTCACTGCTGAGAAGTGGACGGTGAACGGCGAGGAGGTCGATGGAACCGTCGTGAAGCTCTCGTCGGGGAACAATTACAGAATTATGGCCGAAATCACCACCGATGCCGGTGTGGAGTATCTGGTCAAGTATGTCAATGTACGATAG
- a CDS encoding zinc ribbon domain-containing protein: MEKKICQSCGMALGDPGFYGTNSDDSRNEDYCIYCFAGGEFNEELTMEEMIEQCAEMYAMNSGGDAAAVEAARTHMTELFPTLKRWKK, from the coding sequence ATGGAGAAAAAAATTTGCCAGAGCTGCGGAATGGCACTCGGAGACCCCGGATTCTACGGTACGAACAGCGACGACAGCAGGAATGAAGACTACTGTATCTACTGTTTCGCCGGAGGCGAATTCAACGAAGAACTCACCATGGAAGAGATGATTGAACAGTGTGCGGAAATGTATGCGATGAACAGCGGCGGCGATGCGGCTGCCGTAGAAGCGGCCCGTACACACATGACCGAACTGTTTCCCACCCTGAAACGCTGGAAAAAGTAG
- a CDS encoding MGMT family protein, with amino-acid sequence MEQTGKRAAHGPEEFYEEVYSIVRQIPPGKVLTYGAIARMMGRPRHARLVGRALWGTPSGRGIPCHRVVNSRGGTAPGWDGQRNLLENEGVPFHRNGRVVLERCLWQPDGEPPDE; translated from the coding sequence ATGGAACAGACAGGCAAGAGGGCCGCACACGGCCCGGAGGAGTTTTATGAGGAGGTTTACTCCATCGTACGGCAGATACCTCCCGGCAAGGTACTCACTTACGGGGCGATAGCCCGCATGATGGGGCGTCCCCGTCATGCGCGGCTCGTCGGGCGAGCCTTGTGGGGCACTCCGTCCGGACGCGGTATCCCCTGCCACCGCGTGGTGAACAGTCGGGGCGGTACCGCTCCCGGATGGGACGGACAGCGGAATTTGCTCGAAAACGAAGGGGTACCTTTCCATCGGAACGGCCGCGTCGTGCTGGAACGCTGCCTGTGGCAGCCGGACGGAGAACCGCCCGACGAATGA
- a CDS encoding GNAT family N-acetyltransferase, which produces MEKIWFDESICLRAAKLSDASAMFRMIDTQRQYLGRWLPFVAETRTENDSYAYLQSVLSVPSERRELLCTITADGRFAGLVGFKDTDRANRKTEIGYWLGEEYQGRGIMTRCVEALCGLAFSELDMNRIQIQCAVGNTKSSNIPRRLGFTLEGIARAGELQADGRFSDIEVYSLLREEYIPRGKRTQYDERRNE; this is translated from the coding sequence ATGGAAAAGATATGGTTCGACGAGAGCATCTGCCTCCGCGCAGCGAAACTCTCCGATGCCTCGGCAATGTTCCGGATGATAGATACGCAGCGGCAATATCTCGGTCGCTGGCTGCCTTTCGTGGCGGAAACCCGCACTGAAAACGATTCGTATGCCTACCTGCAGTCGGTCCTCTCCGTCCCGTCCGAACGGAGGGAACTGCTGTGCACGATAACCGCCGACGGGCGTTTCGCAGGGCTGGTCGGATTCAAAGATACCGACCGGGCGAACCGGAAAACCGAAATCGGCTATTGGCTCGGCGAAGAGTACCAAGGACGCGGCATCATGACACGGTGCGTGGAGGCGCTTTGCGGCCTGGCCTTCAGCGAACTGGACATGAACCGGATACAGATACAATGCGCCGTAGGCAACACCAAAAGCAGCAACATTCCCCGGCGCCTGGGTTTCACACTGGAGGGAATAGCACGGGCCGGAGAGCTTCAGGCGGACGGACGGTTCTCCGATATCGAAGTGTATAGTCTGCTGCGGGAAGAGTACATACCGCGGGGAAAACGGACGCAATACGACGAACGCCGGAACGAATAG
- a CDS encoding DUF6624 domain-containing protein, producing MNMKKTLVLLLAAAAVFSPLRSQEVSGSHYDSVLRRIMEDDQRVRRQLDSLARAGTDVTELLPLYEEMARTDAANQRKALPILEEYLAGTLPLSDESLTTLYYVIQHADLPVQTKYAPFIRSLFERDIITNVEFAWFTDRLLVRQRKAQTYGLQSYVYAGTGDPFLYPVSRKVRKAWRKIGLPVSDLNEILTSFGEGYTPLLLSEEEFALFGHAVRFDADGIERGVPDVSVRTEDGRTCTTNENGFYALIVNKHDLPGKLIFRYDGRVYEYPFGEFPDTDWEIIDATIP from the coding sequence ATGAATATGAAAAAAACGCTTGTCCTTCTCCTTGCCGCAGCCGCGGTATTCTCGCCTCTACGGTCACAGGAAGTATCCGGCAGTCATTACGACTCGGTGCTCCGCCGGATTATGGAGGACGACCAACGGGTACGCAGGCAACTCGACAGCCTTGCACGGGCGGGAACCGACGTGACGGAACTGCTCCCTCTTTATGAAGAGATGGCCCGCACGGATGCCGCCAACCAACGGAAAGCCCTCCCGATACTCGAAGAGTATCTGGCCGGGACCCTTCCGCTTTCGGACGAATCGCTGACTACGCTCTATTATGTCATCCAGCATGCGGACCTCCCGGTACAGACAAAATACGCACCGTTTATCCGTTCGCTGTTCGAACGGGACATTATCACCAACGTGGAGTTCGCCTGGTTCACCGACCGGCTTCTCGTCAGGCAGCGGAAAGCCCAGACATACGGCCTGCAAAGTTACGTTTACGCAGGAACCGGCGACCCGTTTCTCTATCCCGTTTCCCGGAAGGTACGGAAGGCCTGGCGCAAAATCGGCCTGCCGGTCAGCGACCTGAATGAAATCCTGACCTCCTTCGGAGAGGGATATACCCCACTGCTCCTCTCCGAAGAGGAATTCGCCCTCTTCGGTCACGCGGTACGGTTCGATGCCGACGGCATCGAACGCGGCGTGCCGGACGTTTCCGTCCGTACTGAGGACGGCCGAACATGCACCACCAACGAGAACGGCTTCTATGCCCTCATCGTAAACAAACACGACCTGCCCGGCAAACTCATCTTTCGATATGACGGCCGCGTCTACGAATACCCGTTCGGAGAATTCCCCGACACGGACTGGGAAATCATCGACGCCACGATTCCCTAA
- the tsf gene encoding translation elongation factor Ts, producing MAEIKLADVAKLRKMTMAGMMDCKNALAEADGDMERAVEIIREKGKLVASKRADRNATEGVVVSRVVNGTKAYMLCLACETDFVAKTEGFVQAANEILEIAVKNDVADLESLLATKAGDRTVADLVSEKSGQTGEKVELPFYGRIEAPYCAEYVHINHKVGSLIGFNKEVPAELAHDVAMQATAMAPVAIDEAHCPKEVIEKEHEIGREQARLEGKPENMLDKIADGKVKKFLKENTLWSQDFVKNPKESVGQHIQSVDKEAKVVAYVRFSLND from the coding sequence ATGGCTGAGATAAAGCTTGCAGACGTAGCGAAACTGCGCAAGATGACGATGGCCGGCATGATGGACTGCAAGAATGCGCTTGCAGAAGCGGACGGCGATATGGAGCGTGCCGTGGAGATTATCCGCGAAAAGGGTAAACTCGTGGCCAGCAAACGTGCCGACCGGAATGCAACGGAGGGTGTCGTAGTGTCGCGCGTGGTGAACGGCACCAAGGCATACATGCTCTGTCTTGCCTGCGAAACCGACTTCGTGGCGAAGACCGAAGGTTTCGTACAGGCTGCCAACGAGATATTGGAGATAGCTGTGAAAAACGATGTGGCCGACCTCGAATCGCTGCTGGCGACCAAGGCGGGCGACCGTACCGTGGCCGACCTTGTTTCCGAGAAGTCGGGCCAGACGGGCGAGAAGGTGGAACTGCCTTTCTATGGCCGTATCGAGGCTCCCTACTGCGCGGAGTATGTGCACATCAACCACAAGGTAGGTTCGCTCATCGGGTTCAACAAGGAGGTACCGGCCGAGCTCGCACACGATGTCGCCATGCAGGCTACCGCCATGGCCCCCGTGGCTATTGACGAGGCGCACTGCCCGAAGGAGGTGATTGAGAAGGAGCACGAGATAGGCCGTGAACAGGCCCGTCTGGAGGGCAAGCCCGAGAACATGCTCGACAAAATTGCCGACGGTAAGGTCAAGAAGTTCCTCAAGGAGAATACGCTTTGGAGCCAGGATTTCGTGAAGAATCCGAAGGAGAGCGTGGGTCAGCACATCCAGTCTGTGGACAAGGAGGCCAAAGTGGTGGCTTACGTGCGCTTCTCGTTGAACGATTGA
- the rpsB gene encoding 30S ribosomal protein S2 — MPRTDFNQLLEAGVHFGHLKRKWNPKMAPYIFMEKNGIHIIDLHKTVVKVDEAAAALKQIAKSGRRILFVATKKQAKEVVAEKVSAVNMPYVTERWPGGMLTNFPTIRKAVKKMATIDKLTADGTYDNFSKREKLQISRQRAKLEKNLGSIADLTRLPAALFVVDVQKEQNAVKEAKRLSIPVFAMVDTCCDPTDIDYVIPANDDATKSIAVIIDAMTQAIAEGLTERKLEKDKEAEAAAAESKEREAKPRIRKSVKVAGSDEFEAEQLAAEEKPVQEKPEAAVEEEIKEEVAQ; from the coding sequence ATGCCAAGAACAGATTTTAATCAGTTACTGGAAGCCGGAGTTCACTTCGGTCACCTCAAAAGAAAATGGAATCCCAAAATGGCTCCGTACATCTTTATGGAGAAGAACGGGATTCACATCATCGACCTCCACAAGACGGTGGTGAAGGTCGATGAGGCGGCAGCGGCCCTGAAGCAGATTGCCAAGAGCGGCCGCAGGATACTCTTCGTCGCTACCAAGAAGCAGGCGAAAGAGGTCGTTGCCGAAAAAGTGTCCGCGGTCAATATGCCGTATGTTACGGAGCGCTGGCCCGGCGGTATGCTTACGAACTTCCCCACCATACGCAAGGCCGTGAAGAAGATGGCGACCATCGACAAATTGACCGCCGACGGCACTTACGACAATTTCTCGAAAAGGGAAAAACTCCAGATTTCCCGCCAGAGGGCCAAGCTGGAGAAGAACCTCGGTTCGATAGCCGACCTTACCCGTCTGCCCGCAGCGCTCTTCGTCGTTGACGTGCAGAAGGAGCAGAATGCAGTGAAGGAGGCCAAGAGACTCAGCATCCCCGTTTTCGCAATGGTAGATACCTGTTGTGATCCGACAGACATTGATTACGTGATACCTGCGAACGACGATGCGACCAAGAGCATAGCCGTCATCATAGATGCGATGACACAGGCTATCGCCGAAGGACTTACCGAACGCAAGCTCGAAAAGGACAAGGAGGCCGAAGCGGCTGCCGCCGAAAGCAAGGAGAGGGAGGCGAAACCCCGTATCCGCAAGTCGGTGAAGGTGGCCGGCAGCGACGAGTTCGAGGCCGAGCAGCTCGCAGCGGAAGAGAAACCCGTACAGGAGAAACCCGAAGCTGCGGTAGAAGAGGAAATCAAGGAGGAGGTTGCCCAGTAA
- the rpsI gene encoding 30S ribosomal protein S9: protein MEVVNTVGRRKAAVARVYVKPGKGTITVNHKPMETYFPLDIFQYVVKQPLLVLENPESYDITINLTGGGIHGQAEAARLGIARALIEINPEWRGVMKKNGFLTRDSREVERKKPGQPGARRKFQFSKR, encoded by the coding sequence ATGGAAGTTGTAAACACCGTAGGACGTAGGAAAGCTGCCGTTGCACGCGTTTACGTGAAGCCCGGTAAAGGAACCATTACCGTAAACCACAAACCCATGGAAACATACTTTCCGCTGGATATCTTCCAGTACGTGGTGAAACAGCCCCTTCTGGTGCTCGAGAACCCGGAAAGCTATGACATTACCATCAACCTCACGGGCGGCGGTATCCACGGGCAGGCTGAGGCTGCACGTCTGGGCATCGCACGCGCCCTCATCGAAATCAATCCCGAGTGGCGCGGTGTGATGAAGAAGAACGGGTTCCTGACCCGCGATTCGCGTGAAGTGGAGCGCAAGAAACCCGGTCAGCCCGGAGCGCGCAGGAAATTCCAGTTCAGCAAACGTTAG
- the rplM gene encoding 50S ribosomal protein L13, with protein sequence MDSQSYKTISANAKTVNKEWLVIDAEGEVLGRLASQVAKILRGKHKPSFTPHVDCGDYVIVVNADKVRLTGKKMTDKVYVRHTGYPGGQRFANPADTLKRKPEFLLQHAVKGMLPKTRLGDALLRNLKIYAGAEHPHTAQNPRTIKLNEIK encoded by the coding sequence GTGGATTCACAGAGTTACAAAACAATCTCCGCTAACGCAAAGACGGTCAACAAGGAATGGCTCGTCATCGACGCCGAGGGGGAGGTTTTGGGACGCCTTGCCTCGCAGGTCGCGAAGATACTGCGCGGCAAACACAAGCCCAGTTTTACCCCGCACGTCGATTGCGGCGACTACGTTATCGTCGTGAACGCCGACAAGGTAAGGCTGACGGGCAAGAAGATGACCGACAAGGTCTACGTAAGACACACCGGCTATCCCGGAGGACAGCGTTTCGCCAACCCGGCGGACACCCTCAAGAGGAAACCCGAATTCCTTCTGCAGCACGCCGTGAAGGGAATGCTGCCCAAGACGCGCCTCGGAGATGCGCTTCTTCGCAACCTCAAGATTTATGCAGGGGCGGAACACCCGCACACCGCGCAGAATCCCAGAACAATCAAATTAAACGAGATTAAGTAG
- a CDS encoding DUF4377 domain-containing protein produces the protein MKKYLFAMLGALFVFTACTTGKPENDGNKTTEEENDYITMYVASEVSSRKFPFLGGPSYIVKFAEDGQWQLLGTSLLQFTFEQGYECTIHVEKKMTDPSLADNPAWVYVCREVLTKEKKDSVIPENLL, from the coding sequence ATGAAAAAGTATCTGTTTGCAATGCTCGGTGCTCTGTTCGTTTTTACGGCGTGTACGACCGGCAAACCGGAAAATGACGGAAACAAGACGACGGAAGAAGAGAACGATTATATCACGATGTATGTAGCGTCAGAAGTAAGCAGTCGCAAATTTCCATTTCTCGGAGGCCCTTCGTATATTGTCAAATTCGCTGAGGATGGTCAATGGCAACTGTTGGGAACGTCGCTTTTACAATTTACCTTCGAACAAGGATACGAATGTACGATACATGTCGAGAAAAAAATGACAGACCCATCACTTGCGGATAATCCGGCCTGGGTTTACGTATGCAGAGAAGTATTGACAAAAGAAAAGAAAGATTCCGTTATTCCGGAAAACCTGTTATAG
- a CDS encoding InlB B-repeat-containing protein, with the protein MILWSCANDDNLQEVLPVNSENTEESLYLENGNEVIIYSNGVAVEKLPDGRIVWDGTGLEPFDSHSIMIYGSCEAACALTEGVSYMWKKSDGSTWNVNDTDLSEMDIFTLNTVYSKPHYTITCKPQCTLSGTVRGTGRYAKGEICVLQAFPEDNRGFLGWFDGDKKISSSNIYLVQVTSDKTYEARFTYPINVHCEISVTKNSLGKPLGTTSAGSFGTSTGNAVTIEATPNFGNQFVHWLDLDTGEILSTKTAYLFPAKRDMRIMAVFKPMISIIP; encoded by the coding sequence GTGATACTTTGGAGCTGTGCCAATGACGACAATTTACAAGAGGTATTGCCGGTAAATTCCGAGAATACAGAGGAGAGTCTGTATTTAGAGAATGGGAATGAAGTGATAATTTACTCCAATGGAGTAGCTGTTGAGAAACTACCTGACGGAAGAATTGTGTGGGATGGTACTGGATTAGAACCATTTGATTCTCATTCCATCATGATATATGGTTCGTGTGAAGCAGCCTGTGCCCTGACAGAAGGAGTGTCATATATGTGGAAAAAATCGGACGGGTCCACATGGAATGTTAACGATACTGATTTGTCAGAGATGGATATCTTTACATTAAATACCGTTTATTCTAAACCACACTATACAATAACTTGTAAACCACAATGTACGCTTTCCGGTACAGTCAGAGGCACAGGTCGTTATGCTAAAGGAGAAATTTGCGTTTTACAAGCGTTTCCGGAAGACAACAGAGGTTTTCTCGGTTGGTTCGATGGCGATAAAAAAATAAGCTCGTCCAATATTTACTTGGTTCAGGTCACATCGGATAAAACTTATGAAGCGAGATTTACTTATCCTATCAATGTTCATTGCGAAATATCGGTTACAAAGAATAGTTTGGGGAAACCTCTTGGTACTACCAGCGCCGGCTCTTTCGGAACATCGACCGGCAATGCGGTGACTATCGAGGCAACGCCTAATTTCGGTAATCAGTTCGTACATTGGTTAGACCTGGATACCGGCGAGATATTATCGACAAAAACCGCTTATCTATTCCCGGCAAAAAGGGATATGCGAATCATGGCTGTATTCAAACCAATGATATCAATTATCCCTTAA
- a CDS encoding DUF4377 domain-containing protein produces the protein MASVKMYPYTDREISEDDLYNKYTEGCFIVKHAQHLDWEFGKFTVYDFPYEKGYEYKLRGLMVDFLPFEARPACAFVCQEILSKEPADSQMLPEPQPLPDPILLDSVERNLYVASDKRQHPDMPEGENLYESAWGFQVRETPNTEWQLYDRPIYDFDYEKEYEYTIEVAEEIWEDFYGRMFNAAHWKATLSKQEKDSFAKP, from the coding sequence GTGGCATCGGTCAAAATGTATCCCTATACGGATAGAGAGATTTCCGAGGACGACTTGTATAACAAATACACGGAGGGATGTTTTATCGTCAAACATGCCCAGCACCTCGATTGGGAATTTGGCAAATTTACGGTTTACGATTTTCCGTACGAGAAAGGATATGAATATAAACTTCGGGGGCTGATGGTCGATTTCCTTCCGTTCGAGGCCAGGCCTGCCTGTGCATTCGTATGTCAGGAGATACTCTCCAAAGAGCCGGCAGATTCACAAATGCTGCCCGAACCGCAGCCGCTTCCTGACCCTATTTTACTTGATTCGGTAGAGCGGAACCTGTATGTAGCCTCCGACAAACGGCAGCATCCCGACATGCCCGAAGGGGAAAACCTTTACGAGTCCGCATGGGGCTTTCAGGTACGGGAGACCCCGAACACCGAGTGGCAGCTATACGACCGTCCTATCTATGATTTCGATTATGAAAAGGAATATGAATATACAATAGAGGTCGCCGAAGAAATTTGGGAGGATTTCTACGGCCGCATGTTCAATGCGGCACACTGGAAAGCGACCCTCTCGAAACAGGAAAAAGATTCCTTTGCAAAACCATAG